Proteins found in one Nostoc sp. NIES-3756 genomic segment:
- a CDS encoding DUF1517 domain-containing protein: MFNKMMGRTRYVVSRLFLHLGGSDVAPILGELNRIARDAIDAEGEIEALGEGLVELSETLLRYDEYWISAANEGDVFWSEGEAGDFVNDLFSDSAARYGADLELDDDFDQPLSLSATRNIVIMITVAYEGEVPELETDLANIQALKEGLKALINLHYKHKLRAIQVHFSPARLGDELSNDQLLQYYPELIPL; this comes from the coding sequence ATGTTCAATAAAATGATGGGTCGGACTCGTTATGTAGTATCTCGCTTGTTTCTGCACTTAGGCGGATCTGATGTAGCACCGATTTTGGGAGAATTAAATAGGATTGCTCGAGATGCGATCGATGCTGAAGGCGAGATAGAAGCCTTAGGGGAAGGATTGGTAGAACTGAGCGAAACCCTACTGCGCTACGATGAGTATTGGATCTCTGCTGCTAATGAAGGTGATGTATTCTGGAGCGAAGGCGAAGCAGGAGATTTCGTCAACGATTTATTTAGTGATTCTGCTGCCAGATATGGCGCTGATTTAGAGTTAGATGATGATTTCGATCAGCCTTTATCCCTAAGCGCAACACGCAACATCGTCATTATGATTACAGTTGCTTATGAGGGTGAAGTACCCGAATTAGAAACGGATTTAGCTAATATCCAAGCCTTGAAGGAAGGATTAAAAGCTTTAATTAATTTACATTACAAACACAAACTCAGAGCCATACAGGTGCATTTCTCACCAGCACGATTAGGCGATGAACTGAGTAACGATCAGCTATTGCAATATTATCCAGAGTTGATACCTTTATAA
- a CDS encoding pentapeptide repeat-containing protein → MNVEELLTKYANGVINFNGIDLSEANLSGVKLCGVNFSQANLSIVNLSGANLSEADFSHAKLNVARLSGANLTNAIFNYSSLNVANLVRADLSRAQLRGASLVRAELIRAELSRADLSEANLESADLREATLRHANLRHANLNGVILKGASLVGANLEMANLNGADLSRADLTSANLRDSELKQVNLRYANLSGADLSGANLRWADLNGVNLSWADLSGAKLSGANLVGADLSNANLTNASLVHANLIQAKLIKTEWVGADLTSAILTGAKLYSTSRFGLKTDGLICQWIDLSPMGDRSIIQKFDTEDPQDFFNETPPTIQIIVDTALESEANFALAGAYYHIAQEYQLLQQPPSMEISRRRTVFTFRLDSDVALLTTACMAILPFQDAANTQKNIHAVLTLIEKENLSSSRLKTPQRVKQLIGAIAQTITQAKTIKKTKKNLHLAAKIKFFQAPTQTILTNSSAQTLIVYENPNFAKRFINSTNTETAVLTDVYSESATYTLPALNTLIDFVNSFHYVNE, encoded by the coding sequence ATGAATGTAGAGGAATTACTGACGAAATATGCGAATGGAGTAATCAATTTTAATGGTATTGACCTATCAGAAGCTAATTTGAGTGGTGTCAAACTCTGTGGGGTGAATTTTAGTCAAGCTAATTTGAGTATAGTTAACCTAAGTGGGGCAAACTTGAGCGAAGCTGACTTCAGTCATGCCAAATTGAATGTAGCTCGATTGAGTGGTGCAAACCTAACTAATGCTATTTTTAATTATTCTAGTCTCAATGTTGCTAATTTAGTTCGTGCTGACCTGAGTCGCGCTCAGTTGCGTGGGGCTTCCTTGGTGCGTGCTGAGTTAATTCGTGCTGAACTGAGCCGTGCTGATTTGTCTGAGGCGAATCTCGAAAGTGCTGATTTGCGGGAAGCTACACTCCGTCACGCCAATCTTCGTCACGCCAACTTGAACGGAGTAATTCTTAAAGGTGCTTCTTTAGTAGGGGCTAACTTGGAAATGGCTAATCTCAATGGTGCTGATTTAAGTCGGGCTGATTTAACTAGTGCTAACTTGCGAGATAGTGAACTTAAACAGGTGAATCTCCGCTATGCAAATTTGAGTGGTGCAGATTTGAGCGGGGCTAACCTGCGTTGGGCTGATTTGAATGGAGTAAATTTGAGTTGGGCTGATTTAAGTGGGGCAAAATTAAGTGGTGCTAATTTAGTGGGTGCAGACTTGAGCAATGCTAATTTAACAAATGCCAGTTTAGTCCATGCTAATTTAATTCAAGCAAAATTAATTAAAACTGAATGGGTGGGCGCTGACCTTACAAGCGCCATTTTAACTGGTGCAAAACTTTACTCTACCTCACGATTTGGCTTAAAAACCGATGGTTTGATTTGCCAATGGATTGACTTAAGTCCAATGGGCGATCGCTCTATTATCCAAAAATTTGACACCGAAGATCCACAGGACTTTTTTAACGAAACGCCCCCAACCATCCAAATTATTGTCGATACAGCCTTAGAATCAGAAGCAAACTTCGCCCTAGCTGGCGCTTATTACCACATCGCCCAAGAATACCAGCTACTGCAACAACCCCCCAGTATGGAAATTAGTCGCCGTCGGACTGTATTTACATTCCGCTTAGACAGCGACGTGGCTTTATTAACTACAGCTTGTATGGCAATTCTACCCTTTCAAGATGCTGCAAACACACAGAAAAATATTCATGCAGTCTTGACGCTGATAGAAAAAGAAAATCTATCTTCCTCCAGGCTAAAAACACCCCAACGGGTGAAGCAATTGATTGGTGCGATCGCCCAAACTATAACTCAGGCAAAAACCATTAAAAAAACTAAAAAAAACCTACACTTAGCAGCTAAAATCAAATTTTTTCAAGCTCCGACCCAAACAATCTTAACTAATTCCAGCGCTCAAACTTTAATTGTCTATGAAAACCCTAACTTTGCAAAACGTTTCATTAACTCTACCAATACTGAAACGGCTGTTTTGACTGATGTATATAGTGAATCTGCTACATATACCTTACCTGCATTAAATACGCTTATAGATTTTGTCAATAGTTTCCACTATGTGAATGAATAG
- a CDS encoding virulence factor SrfB, which translates to MPVKIQLAPRFQMRVNEKKYLELPSIQLIGTGNNVPHISRITCTVKGTSSELASKIEKSYRQFDSAIPKISQIGQLEQYPCKLEQPLTQAINCNLQVIVEYFDSDLSGNPQLSARKKIAAYCHLWSLPMNPITQPETPQQIRNYHEKQPDVKPRKRFPGWFALDFGTSNSTVTLFDPIEVPIAEVLPREQELRLRDRLSSWLSSPAAIALPEVSENEWEKFLNDISKNLEITPSQLSEVFETDNKDRFLEAIRQIELCLGNSDRFRHAVSKKLYNIYHEVFRVPTLESQNLIPVVLDIDRRDTEIPSELEISSLADLNIRMGREARDNRKKAIAQGTSSSLKEIISRFHHSPKRYFGQKRDFSVILDGQEETINVNQLVQAAWSHLIDLTEDYRQRARRRFSEGEFLTAVVTYPTVAPPVVRKEVKELVQQIGIDDVQTAYDEAVSVAIFFLWREFGGNLNIGIESFKTRCRQEKNKWSQNVLVLDIGGGTTDLALIELTLEDKTPSFGSNEDRGLGGRYYKLTPKLLGSSGHLQLGGELITLRVYRLLKVAIADALLTAITLGNIESDKLEDLISSELNERFLEQGKFKSGSLLKCLDKENPEGDAAYKDALDTAEKVIPTRWQQAPQRLQSFYTLWDHAEAAKLKLGQKSPNNTPLTFTLSEQQIAELLTQSAIKFQVKELDTLNVTLDSQQFERAAASAIKEAIGIAKGLMQSRLRPEDNNIDSWNTHKVDWLILSGKTCNLDLVQHHIYQEFSTSPYFVWNPERITFVLEYTKLATSAGACYAEKLRRLRFDPEESKALLRKGANQLEIDVKNLFYYLPCNFKRKTQSNELLTVFKAGQELYQLATGENVAKVRTEWQGIQLTNIIYRQDYEDGDLRLWGSFDGKTLMEKLGMDEGEFLKKIKVQFEIDQTLQFNVLLCQGNPHYLIDVPGIDVNSAISAASDTSTLFADGDLNWNIAVENADKDLNDGDIAVNVIESATVDQPDAYHLVFAVDKINQKSLQAFHYLRDGSQPPGAGLISNPLPPFPQSGQHTFYVYQTDTATNTKKWIRIGALRKPDVSTDYPCQYRVTLDNRGILRIHAGDVPYWTSTDKDCLQQEGCVYRAELDLQPNEVDKERDPFCGIH; encoded by the coding sequence ATGCCTGTAAAAATTCAGCTTGCACCACGCTTTCAGATGCGGGTTAATGAGAAAAAATACCTGGAACTCCCCAGCATTCAACTAATTGGTACTGGGAACAATGTTCCCCATATTTCCCGTATAACCTGCACTGTTAAAGGCACATCAAGCGAATTGGCATCGAAGATAGAAAAATCCTATAGGCAATTTGATTCAGCCATACCGAAAATTTCTCAAATTGGGCAATTAGAACAGTATCCTTGTAAACTAGAGCAACCTTTAACACAAGCAATCAACTGTAATTTACAGGTCATTGTCGAGTATTTTGATTCCGATTTATCAGGAAATCCCCAGTTATCAGCTCGGAAAAAAATAGCAGCCTATTGTCATCTGTGGTCACTACCTATGAACCCTATAACACAACCCGAAACACCTCAACAAATCCGTAATTATCATGAGAAACAACCTGATGTGAAACCCCGTAAAAGGTTTCCTGGTTGGTTCGCTCTAGATTTTGGTACATCCAATTCTACCGTGACACTTTTTGATCCAATTGAAGTACCAATTGCCGAAGTTTTACCGAGAGAACAAGAATTAAGATTACGCGATCGCCTTTCTAGTTGGTTAAGTTCACCTGCTGCTATTGCTTTACCAGAAGTAAGCGAAAATGAGTGGGAAAAGTTTCTGAATGATATTAGTAAGAACTTAGAAATCACACCCAGCCAATTAAGCGAAGTTTTTGAAACTGATAATAAAGATAGATTTTTAGAAGCGATTCGCCAAATAGAATTATGTTTAGGAAATAGTGATAGATTTCGTCACGCTGTTAGCAAGAAGTTATATAATATTTATCATGAGGTTTTTCGCGTCCCTACCTTAGAATCGCAAAATCTTATCCCGGTAGTTTTAGATATTGACCGCCGCGATACAGAAATTCCCAGTGAGTTAGAAATCTCCAGTTTGGCAGATTTAAACATTCGCATGGGTCGAGAAGCAAGGGATAATAGAAAAAAGGCGATCGCTCAAGGAACCAGCAGTTCTCTAAAAGAAATTATCAGCAGATTTCACCACTCACCCAAGCGTTATTTTGGGCAAAAGCGTGATTTCTCAGTTATATTAGATGGTCAAGAAGAAACAATAAATGTTAACCAACTAGTACAGGCTGCTTGGTCACATTTAATTGATTTAACCGAAGATTATCGCCAACGCGCTAGACGCAGATTTTCTGAAGGTGAATTTCTCACAGCCGTCGTCACCTACCCCACAGTTGCACCTCCCGTAGTGCGCAAAGAAGTCAAAGAATTAGTTCAACAAATCGGCATAGATGATGTACAAACCGCCTACGATGAAGCTGTATCTGTCGCCATCTTCTTCTTATGGCGTGAGTTTGGCGGTAATCTCAATATTGGGATTGAATCTTTTAAAACCCGTTGCCGTCAAGAGAAAAATAAATGGTCACAAAACGTCCTAGTATTAGATATTGGCGGTGGAACAACAGACTTAGCTTTAATTGAACTCACCCTAGAAGATAAAACCCCATCTTTCGGTAGTAATGAAGATAGAGGATTAGGCGGACGTTACTATAAACTTACCCCAAAACTGTTAGGTTCCTCTGGACATTTACAACTGGGTGGCGAATTAATTACCTTGCGTGTGTATAGGTTATTGAAAGTTGCGATCGCAGATGCTTTACTCACAGCCATTACCCTTGGTAACATCGAAAGCGACAAACTAGAAGACTTAATCAGTTCCGAATTAAACGAACGCTTTTTAGAACAAGGCAAATTCAAAAGTGGTAGTTTATTAAAATGTTTAGATAAAGAAAATCCCGAAGGTGACGCAGCCTATAAAGATGCTTTAGATACAGCCGAAAAAGTCATCCCCACCCGTTGGCAACAAGCACCCCAACGCCTGCAAAGCTTCTATACTTTATGGGATCATGCCGAAGCAGCCAAACTCAAACTCGGACAAAAATCACCTAATAATACTCCCCTCACCTTCACCCTTAGCGAACAACAAATAGCCGAACTCCTTACCCAAAGCGCCATCAAATTTCAAGTCAAAGAACTAGACACCCTCAACGTCACCCTAGACAGCCAGCAATTTGAACGCGCCGCCGCCTCCGCCATCAAGGAAGCAATTGGTATAGCTAAAGGTTTAATGCAAAGCCGCTTACGTCCTGAAGATAATAATATAGATTCTTGGAACACCCATAAAGTAGACTGGTTAATACTCTCCGGTAAAACCTGTAACCTCGACTTAGTACAGCACCACATTTACCAAGAATTTAGCACCTCCCCCTACTTCGTATGGAACCCTGAACGTATCACCTTTGTTCTGGAATATACCAAACTTGCCACCTCTGCTGGTGCTTGCTACGCCGAGAAACTGCGAAGACTGAGATTTGACCCCGAAGAATCAAAAGCCTTGTTACGTAAAGGCGCAAACCAATTAGAAATAGATGTCAAAAACCTCTTTTATTACCTCCCCTGCAACTTTAAACGCAAAACCCAAAGCAACGAACTCTTAACAGTATTCAAAGCAGGACAAGAACTCTACCAACTCGCAACCGGGGAAAACGTCGCCAAAGTCCGCACCGAATGGCAAGGGATACAGTTAACCAACATCATCTACCGCCAAGACTACGAAGATGGAGACTTGCGCCTATGGGGTAGCTTTGATGGCAAAACCCTTATGGAAAAATTGGGGATGGATGAAGGGGAATTTCTCAAAAAAATCAAAGTCCAATTTGAGATAGACCAAACCCTACAATTCAACGTCCTGCTGTGTCAAGGCAACCCCCATTATTTAATCGATGTTCCCGGTATTGATGTCAATTCCGCCATATCCGCAGCTTCCGACACCTCCACCTTATTTGCTGACGGTGACTTGAACTGGAACATTGCCGTAGAAAATGCAGATAAAGACTTAAACGATGGTGATATAGCCGTCAATGTAATCGAATCTGCCACCGTCGATCAACCGGATGCCTATCATTTAGTATTTGCAGTAGATAAAATTAACCAAAAATCCCTGCAAGCATTCCATTATCTCCGTGATGGTTCACAACCACCAGGCGCAGGCTTAATTAGCAACCCCCTTCCCCCCTTTCCCCAAAGCGGACAGCACACCTTTTATGTGTACCAAACCGACACCGCCACTAACACCAAAAAATGGATACGTATCGGCGCACTCCGTAAACCTGATGTGAGTACAGACTACCCTTGCCAATATCGCGTCACTCTTGACAACAGAGGTATTTTACGCATTCATGCTGGTGATGTACCTTACTGGACATCTACAGATAAAGATTGTCTTCAGCAGGAAGGTTGTGTTTACCGCGCTGAGTTAGACTTGCAGCCTAATGAAGTTGATAAAGAACGCGATCCCTTCTGTGGAATACATTAA
- a CDS encoding PAS domain S-box protein yields MITPHTLQVKNSNKDQGWQGIPELSAILQLISDDYFRLDKQGIILDYKLEKTENLFNLSEIGVGKYLGELLPQQFREEFQQAIAQALQTEPVVNCEYTKSTPAGEQKYVAQILSIAQQEIIVLIRDITPVRETPLLESEYKFQRIVENANNIIFALTLEGVFSYVSPNWTEILGHDISEVEGKSFVPFVHPDDVPLCANYLAIVLKTGQKQAPLEYRTKHKDGSWRWHTSSSSPVKDESGNVLYFVGIAYDITDRKRTEAELAQRVKLADFRSEVDSILSQSHTLQILMQGCTQAIVKHLDAAFARIWTLNKQDNVLELQVSSGMYTHIDGPHRRVRVGQFKIGLIAEEGKAHITNSVQTDARVGNKEWAKQEGMIAFAGYPLIVEGETFGVLAMFSRQALNESSLEALSISANAIAIGIKRKQTEEELRKSEAKYRIAAQIAQEKAQQLETALLELQQTQTQLIQTEKMSSLGQLVAGIAHEINNPVNFIYGNLKHTREYVSELLHLIELYQQHYCPPVPEIHQQIHDIDLDFIAQDLPKILDSMDIGAERIRQIVLSLRNFSRLDEDGVKSADIHQGIDNTLLLLQHRLKPKQSSQVIQVIKKYGNLPDVVCHAGQLNQVFMNLLTNAIDALEESVVDGTKTENPQIIIRTELTTNNQIIICIADNGPGMTEKVRSRLFDPFFTTKPVGKGTGMGLSISYQIIVTNHQGQLKCISAPGEGAEFIITLPLMGNDS; encoded by the coding sequence GTGATTACACCACATACCCTACAAGTAAAAAACTCAAATAAAGACCAAGGATGGCAAGGAATCCCAGAATTATCGGCTATTTTGCAATTGATATCCGATGATTACTTCCGGCTAGACAAACAAGGTATTATTTTAGATTACAAATTAGAGAAGACAGAGAATTTATTTAATCTTTCAGAAATAGGTGTCGGCAAGTATCTTGGTGAATTATTACCACAGCAGTTTAGAGAGGAATTTCAACAGGCGATCGCTCAAGCCCTGCAAACCGAACCCGTGGTAAATTGCGAGTATACTAAATCAACTCCAGCAGGTGAGCAAAAATACGTAGCTCAAATACTATCCATAGCACAACAAGAAATTATAGTTTTAATTCGTGATATCACTCCAGTCAGAGAAACACCACTTTTAGAAAGTGAATATAAATTTCAGCGAATTGTTGAAAATGCCAATAACATCATTTTTGCCTTAACACTTGAGGGAGTTTTTTCCTATGTCTCACCTAATTGGACTGAGATTTTAGGACATGACATATCCGAGGTAGAAGGTAAATCTTTTGTTCCCTTTGTCCATCCCGATGATGTGCCATTATGTGCTAATTACTTAGCCATAGTTCTCAAAACTGGGCAGAAGCAAGCCCCTTTGGAATACCGCACAAAACATAAAGATGGTAGCTGGCGTTGGCATACGAGTAGCTCCTCTCCTGTTAAAGATGAGAGTGGCAACGTTTTATACTTTGTAGGCATAGCTTATGATATCACAGACCGTAAACGCACAGAAGCCGAACTAGCCCAGAGAGTTAAATTAGCTGATTTCCGGTCTGAAGTTGATTCTATTCTTTCTCAAAGTCATACCTTACAGATTTTAATGCAGGGATGCACGCAGGCGATCGTCAAACATTTAGATGCAGCTTTTGCCCGTATCTGGACTCTGAATAAACAAGATAACGTCCTAGAATTGCAGGTTAGTTCGGGGATGTATACCCACATTGACGGGCCTCATAGACGAGTACGAGTCGGGCAATTCAAAATCGGGTTAATTGCTGAAGAAGGTAAAGCCCACATTACCAACTCTGTACAGACAGATGCGCGTGTGGGAAATAAAGAGTGGGCAAAGCAAGAGGGAATGATAGCCTTTGCAGGCTATCCTTTGATTGTGGAAGGAGAAACATTTGGGGTACTTGCCATGTTTTCTCGCCAAGCCCTCAACGAATCTAGCTTAGAAGCTTTAAGTATTTCCGCTAATGCAATTGCTATTGGCATTAAGCGCAAGCAAACAGAAGAAGAATTGCGCAAATCTGAAGCCAAATATCGTATTGCTGCCCAAATCGCCCAAGAAAAAGCACAGCAACTAGAAACAGCTTTATTAGAACTACAACAAACCCAGACACAACTAATTCAAACAGAAAAAATGTCCAGTTTGGGACAATTAGTAGCGGGTATTGCCCACGAAATTAATAATCCTGTCAATTTTATCTATGGTAATCTCAAACACACCCGTGAATATGTGAGTGAATTATTGCATTTAATAGAACTATATCAACAGCACTACTGCCCACCAGTACCAGAAATTCATCAGCAAATTCACGACATAGATTTAGATTTTATCGCTCAAGATTTGCCTAAAATACTGGACTCAATGGACATAGGGGCCGAACGTATCCGACAGATAGTGTTATCTTTACGTAATTTCTCTCGCTTAGACGAAGATGGCGTGAAGTCGGCAGATATTCACCAAGGTATTGATAATACATTATTATTGTTGCAACATCGCCTCAAACCTAAACAAAGTTCTCAGGTAATTCAAGTCATCAAGAAGTATGGCAACCTACCTGACGTAGTATGTCACGCCGGACAACTGAATCAAGTATTTATGAATTTATTAACTAATGCGATCGATGCTTTAGAAGAGTCAGTTGTCGATGGTACAAAAACTGAAAATCCCCAGATAATTATTCGGACTGAACTTACTACTAATAATCAGATAATTATCTGTATTGCTGATAATGGGCCGGGAATGACAGAGAAAGTTCGTAGTCGTTTATTTGACCCATTCTTTACTACCAAGCCTGTAGGCAAAGGCACTGGTATGGGATTATCAATTAGTTATCAAATTATCGTTACTAATCACCAGGGACAGTTAAAGTGTATCTCTGCACCAGGAGAGGGGGCTGAGTTTATCATTACACTTCCACTGATGGGGAATGATTCGTAA
- a CDS encoding proteasome protein, whose amino-acid sequence MEPEKLGSFKEYGELILQKLDFVPQSPSQQEDWVPASLDDCILRLREAAQKTVELATSPVKIGVMGEFSSGKTLLLGSLIGYADALPISENPTTGNVTAIHLIPHPGFTTTQVDNFTVEYLTREGVNECLRFMLGEVNRRTIAAGLPPLQPAKLNSGKDILAWCEATWNSSNNLELRYILRELVLFIRAYSSYGEALCGGTYQIDPSVAREGLQLAEQPLAIQTLRFEDLPPAHIRLPSPPQSLPAKLLQNSFPLIRRVDIEVKISREIWDIPDGCEFLLLDFPGLGAANSGARDTFLSLRELAEVQTILVLLNGKSPGSDRANKIFTMMQQQRPGQDLKDLILVGVGRFDQLPLESEGGERLLDQLIDESQTPNLTTDKVLQKLRVLQTTIDGASAFTTNKDRIALLSPLLGLAELAKRSSSIKAGSPEFLANLDYPSYLERSKQLQQKWGHLSDRLLESDPRSHLSRKLGYFAQDGGIAKLRELIQNHVATHGLKQLYADTSRAADNLRQQQDNLKAIIAEIHEQGIPTGDSPALIELRQALENLDKTYRNFQKDLGKEPLKDRRGSVVSDVVKDELTFRVLSWNHWTLLFNKAHNGTITITESKGAAGKLFDRGSRVNTSIPTKSDDFYPAFEKTVKDVEEFARDRIRQAVVDLLSKLSGQIATEKERLQALLNPEIEQEIETKFGAEEADLFYKLLLGSDPTQWQAAIIEEINHQEKFLTPEVMFPLARQDEKHDIGQIFDWSPEKAQAISKSSNHQMFVLRLRDEITASASLHLVQYVSEVNQRVNAELEGILDQIIPTLQNISKKDGLLRFIAAGDTQSPGAVPTWLQNLSEIADLAVNFSNE is encoded by the coding sequence ATGGAGCCAGAAAAACTGGGAAGTTTTAAAGAGTACGGCGAACTGATTCTCCAAAAATTAGATTTTGTACCTCAATCTCCCTCACAACAAGAAGATTGGGTTCCTGCTAGTCTGGATGATTGTATTTTGCGCCTACGGGAAGCTGCCCAAAAAACTGTAGAATTGGCTACATCGCCCGTAAAAATTGGCGTGATGGGAGAATTTAGTAGTGGTAAAACTCTCCTTTTGGGTAGTCTCATCGGCTATGCAGATGCTTTACCTATTAGCGAAAATCCTACGACGGGTAACGTCACAGCAATTCACCTCATCCCTCATCCTGGCTTCACTACCACCCAAGTAGATAATTTCACCGTCGAGTATCTGACGCGGGAAGGGGTGAATGAGTGCTTACGCTTCATGTTAGGAGAAGTCAACCGCCGGACGATCGCAGCCGGACTCCCACCCCTGCAACCTGCTAAACTAAATTCTGGCAAGGATATTCTCGCTTGGTGCGAAGCCACCTGGAATAGTAGTAATAATTTGGAACTGCGTTATATTTTGCGCGAGTTAGTGTTATTTATCCGCGCCTACAGTTCCTACGGCGAAGCACTTTGTGGCGGAACCTACCAAATTGATCCCTCTGTTGCGCGTGAAGGTTTGCAGTTAGCCGAACAACCCCTAGCTATCCAAACTCTGCGCTTTGAAGATTTACCACCAGCACATATCCGCTTACCCAGTCCACCGCAAAGTTTACCCGCAAAGTTATTACAGAATAGTTTCCCCTTAATTCGCCGTGTTGATATTGAGGTGAAAATCTCACGGGAAATTTGGGATATTCCTGATGGGTGCGAATTTCTTCTTTTAGATTTTCCGGGTTTGGGTGCGGCTAATTCTGGTGCGAGGGATACCTTCTTATCATTGCGGGAATTAGCGGAAGTGCAGACAATTCTTGTACTACTCAATGGTAAGTCGCCGGGAAGCGATCGCGCCAATAAAATTTTCACGATGATGCAGCAACAGCGTCCCGGACAAGATTTGAAGGATTTAATTTTGGTAGGGGTGGGACGGTTTGACCAGTTACCTTTGGAAAGTGAAGGCGGGGAAAGACTACTCGACCAATTAATTGACGAGAGTCAAACGCCGAATTTAACAACTGATAAGGTTTTGCAGAAACTCCGGGTGTTGCAAACTACTATTGATGGTGCTAGTGCATTCACTACCAACAAAGACCGCATCGCTTTATTATCGCCCCTGTTGGGACTGGCGGAATTAGCCAAACGTTCCAGTAGTATCAAAGCCGGTTCGCCAGAGTTCTTAGCTAACTTGGACTATCCTAGTTACTTGGAGAGGTCGAAGCAGTTGCAGCAAAAGTGGGGGCATTTGAGCGATCGCCTGTTAGAATCAGATCCACGCAGTCATTTAAGCAGAAAGTTAGGTTACTTTGCTCAAGACGGGGGTATCGCCAAGCTGCGGGAATTGATTCAAAATCACGTTGCTACCCACGGACTTAAGCAACTGTACGCTGATACTAGCCGCGCCGCCGACAATTTAAGGCAACAACAGGATAATCTAAAAGCTATCATCGCCGAAATTCATGAGCAGGGTATACCTACCGGGGATAGTCCAGCTTTAATTGAATTGCGTCAGGCGTTGGAAAATTTAGATAAAACTTATCGCAACTTCCAGAAAGATTTGGGTAAGGAACCACTCAAAGATAGACGGGGATCTGTAGTTAGTGATGTGGTTAAAGATGAGTTAACTTTTAGGGTTTTGAGTTGGAATCATTGGACTTTGTTATTTAATAAAGCACACAATGGGACAATTACAATTACCGAATCAAAAGGTGCAGCCGGGAAGTTATTTGATAGAGGAAGTAGAGTTAATACTAGTATTCCTACCAAGAGTGATGACTTTTATCCAGCCTTTGAAAAAACTGTGAAAGATGTAGAGGAATTTGCCCGCGATCGCATCCGCCAAGCGGTGGTAGATTTATTAAGTAAATTATCTGGACAAATCGCCACAGAAAAAGAGCGTTTGCAAGCACTCCTCAACCCAGAAATAGAGCAAGAGATTGAAACAAAATTTGGTGCGGAAGAAGCTGATTTATTTTACAAATTGTTATTAGGAAGTGACCCTACTCAATGGCAAGCGGCGATAATTGAAGAAATCAATCATCAGGAAAAATTTCTGACTCCAGAAGTTATGTTTCCTCTGGCGCGTCAGGATGAAAAACATGATATTGGTCAAATATTTGACTGGTCGCCAGAAAAAGCCCAAGCTATATCTAAATCTAGTAATCATCAAATGTTTGTTTTACGACTGCGTGATGAAATTACTGCCAGCGCCAGCTTACATTTAGTGCAGTATGTGAGCGAAGTTAATCAAAGAGTCAATGCTGAATTAGAAGGTATCCTCGACCAAATTATCCCCACCTTACAAAATATATCTAAAAAAGATGGGTTATTAAGGTTTATCGCTGCTGGCGATACTCAATCCCCTGGTGCAGTACCTACTTGGTTACAAAATCTCTCAGAAATTGCCGATTTAGCAGTCAATTTCAGTAATGAGTAA
- a CDS encoding cytochrome b/b6 domain-containing protein, which translates to MSRSAPYQPLWLKILHGVSGILAIAAILTGFLVYNTFDGRFGKLAIPRIGAIIDIHGTFAVFFFVIFPAFAFYSFHAGNKRLLQQDSLQNLTQVGRPIWWVSLQKIANTLMLIASVLAVLSGRMMKEEWLPTGQLNHAWYYLHLIGWVFMVACLAIHILMSSKVGGVPLLLSIFSWKVRPDDSPTNWSSRLQNWLSNLSANFGGGINHFMQNNFPLGVIEVIVVGGILAALILPLFAGGE; encoded by the coding sequence ATGTCTCGTTCTGCCCCCTATCAACCATTGTGGTTAAAGATTCTTCATGGTGTGAGTGGAATTTTAGCGATCGCCGCCATTCTCACAGGCTTTTTAGTTTACAATACCTTCGATGGGCGATTCGGTAAGTTAGCGATTCCCCGCATTGGTGCAATTATCGACATCCACGGCACATTTGCAGTCTTTTTCTTTGTTATCTTCCCAGCCTTCGCATTTTACAGCTTTCATGCAGGTAACAAACGACTGTTACAACAAGATTCCTTACAAAACTTAACTCAGGTTGGTAGACCAATTTGGTGGGTAAGCCTGCAAAAAATTGCTAATACACTCATGCTGATAGCATCTGTTTTAGCTGTGTTGTCTGGCAGAATGATGAAAGAAGAATGGTTGCCTACAGGACAATTAAATCATGCTTGGTACTATCTACATCTGATTGGTTGGGTTTTCATGGTTGCTTGCTTGGCGATTCATATTTTAATGTCTAGCAAAGTGGGTGGTGTACCATTGTTACTTTCTATATTTTCATGGAAAGTGCGTCCAGATGATAGCCCTACTAATTGGTCTAGTCGGTTGCAAAATTGGTTGAGTAATTTATCAGCTAATTTTGGAGGAGGAATAAATCATTTTATGCAGAATAATTTTCCTCTTGGAGTTATTGAGGTAATTGTGGTAGGAGGAATTTTAGCTGCTTTGATTTTGCCTTTATTTGCTGGTGGGGAATAG